A DNA window from Vigna unguiculata cultivar IT97K-499-35 chromosome 10, ASM411807v1, whole genome shotgun sequence contains the following coding sequences:
- the LOC114165255 gene encoding uncharacterized protein LOC114165255, with the protein MTSAMDNVSQPLVAFIVDQYLCRNQFYQTRATFRNEALPLFAARPSNTNVLSLEEILNQYILLKKQHTRLEEEKVMVMQEKNRIQKLLQDIQNGMVSFNAISPMSNVKTIITNSAIARPVENSIRTPPVASSTIVFPMQNTMSLPIKPMDNKNLSSPMIGVFDKKRKDISTANGSVVAKKPRGRKPAKKKQLQCTNMSLSSPNNNVDFGSSDASPQSLVINPTNKETQISTNYVSTAHPIIHSFPIDTHVTPVAKCNGEVIAPSYNVITTRRDMVDHVKQMACNEGNIDFSSIVADNDETQKRDTNKESNMDTNKRSTRTLDVNSSDIPENLDPPFSNEIDASEFDNKRDDCIYLDFSEDMLDFINFEE; encoded by the exons ATGACTTCTGCAATGGATAATGTTTCTCAACCTCTAGTTGCCTTCATTGTGGATCAATATTTGTGTCGCAACCAATTCTATCAAACGAGGGCCACCTTTCGGAACGAGGCTTTGCCACTCTTTGCCGCTCGGCCATCAAACACG AATGTGTTGAGTTTGGAGGAGATActaaatcaatatatattattgaagaAACAACATACACGGTTGGAGGAAGAAAAGGTCATGGTGATGCAAGAGAAAAATAGAATCCAAAAGTTGTTGCAAGACATTCAGAATGGTATGGTTAGTTTCAATGCAATATCACCCATGTCCAATGTCAAAACCATCATCACAAATTCTGCAATTGCTCGTCCAGTGGAAAATTCTATTAGAACTCCTCCAG TTGCTTCTAGTACTATCGTTTTTCCTATGCAAAACACAATGTCGTTGCCAATTAAACCCATGGACAATAAAAACTTGTCATCACCTATGATTGGAGTGTTTGACAAGAAGAGAAAAGATATTTCGACCGCAAATGGGTCTGTAGTTGCTAAGAAACCTCGTGGTAGAAAACCTGCGAAGAAGAAGCAACTCCAAT GTACAAATATGTCGCTATCGTCTCCTAATAACAATGTAGATTTTGGATCCTCTGATGCATCACCTCAATCGTTGGTCATAAACCCTACAAACAAGGAAACACAAATTTCAACTAATTATGTTTCAACAGCACATCCCATAATTCATTCATTTCCCATTGATACACATGTTACTCCTGTGGCGAAATGTAATGGGGAAGTTATTGCCCCTTCTTATAATGTGATTACAACCAGGAGAGATATGGTTGACCATGTAAAACAAATGGCGTGTAATGAAGGCAATATCGACTTTTCTTCTATTGTGGCAGATAATGATGAAACACAAAAGAGGGATACAAACAAGGAAAGTAACATGGATACAAACAAGAGAAGTACGAGAACGTTGGATGTTAATTCTTCCGATATACCTGAAAACTTGGACCCGCCATTTTCAAACGAGATTGATGCTTCTGAATTTGACAACAAAAGAGACGATTGTATATACCTAGATTTTTCGGAGGACATGTTAGATTTTATAAACTTCGAAGAATAA
- the LOC114165256 gene encoding uncharacterized protein LOC114165256: MTSAMDNVSQPLVAFIVDQYLCRNQFYQTRATFRNEALPLFAARPSNTNVLSLEEILNQYILLKKQHTRLEEEKVMVMQEKNRIQKLLQDIQNGMVSFNAISPMSNVKTIITNSAIARPVENSIRTPPVASSTIVFPMQNTMSLPIKPMDNKNLSSPMIGVFDKKRKDISTTNGSVVAKKPRGRKPAKKKQLQCTNMSLSSPNNNVDFGSSDASPQSLVINPTNKETQISTNYVSTAHPIIHSFPIDTHVTPVAKCNGEVIAPSYNVITTRRDMVDHVKQMACNEGNIDFSSIVADNDETQKRDTNKESNMDTNKTSTRTLDVNSSDIPENLDPSFSNEIAASEFDNKRDDCIYLDFLEDMLDFINFEE; this comes from the exons ATGACTTCTGCAATGGATAATGTTTCTCAACCTCTAGTTGCCTTTATTGTGGATCAATATTTGTGTCGCAACCAATTCTATCAAACGAGGGCCACCTTTCGGAACGAGGCTTTGCCACTCTTTGCCGCTCGGCCATCAAACACG AATGTGTTGAGTTTGGAGGAGATActaaatcaatatatattattgaagaAACAACATACACGGTTGGAGGAAGAAAAGGTCATGGTGATGCAAGAGAAAAATAGAATCCAAAAGTTGTTGCAAGACATTCAGAATGGTATGGTTAGTTTCAATGCAATATCACCCATGTCCAATGTCAAAACCATCATCACAAATTCTGCAATTGCTCGTCCAGTGGAAAATTCTATTAGAACTCCTCCAG TTGCTTCTAGTACTATCGTTTTTCCTATGCAAAACACAATGTCGTTGCCAATTAAACCCATGGACAATAAAAACTTGTCATCACCTATGATTGGAGTGTTTGACAAGAAGAGAAAAGATATTTCGACCACAAATGGGTCTGTAGTTGCTAAGAAACCTCGTGGTAGAAAACCTGCGAAGAAGAAGCAACTCCAAT GTACAAATATGTCGCTATCGTCTCCTAATAACAATGTAGATTTTGGATCCTCTGATGCATCACCTCAATCGTTGGTCATAAACCCTACAAACAAGGAAACACAAATTTCAACTAATTATGTTTCAACAGCACATCCCATAATTCATTCATTTCCCATTGATACACATGTTACTCCTGTGGCGAAATGTAATGGGGAAGTTATTGCCCCTTCTTATAATGTGATTACAACCAGGAGAGATATGGTTGACCATGTAAAACAAATGGCGTGTAATGAAGGCAATATCGACTTTTCTTCTATTGTGGCAGATAATGATGAAACACAAAAGAGGGATACAAACAAGGAAAGTAACATGGATACAAACAAGACAAGTACGAGAACGTTGGATGTTAATTCTTCCGATATACCTGAAAACTTGGACCCGTCATTTTCAAACGAGATTGCTGCTTCTGAATTTGACAACAAAAGAGACGATTGTATATACCTAGATTTTTTGGAGGACATGTTAGATTTTATAAACTTCGAAGAGTAA